The sequence CGCCGTGACATCTCTGCACTACCCCGGACCGGACGCCGTACCCGACTTGTCTCGACCCCTGAATCAACACCGGCCCCCACCGGTGTCACGCATCAGCGTAGGGCCGGGGGCGTCCGACGGTTGGCCGAATAGCAGAAGTTTTCCCAGGGATTTTCCGGCGCGGGCGCTGCGAACCGGCTTTGTGGTGGCTTGAAATCGCCTGCCCTGAAGGTCCTGATGGCGGCTTCGGTACCGGCGTGTGCCCCGGGCAGTTGCACGGGGGGCATTTCACCCGGCGTGTGCACGCCGGGCGCCCGCGCACAGCGCCCGTCCGCAGCGCACGGCCGACACGCACACGCCCCCCGCACCGATCGGGGTGCGGGGGGCGTGCGGAAGCGGGGAGGTCCGGACGGGTACCGGAGGTCCGGGTGCTCCGGGAGGTTCAGGAGGAGTGCGTACGCGCGAAGTTCCACGCGTCGGTGATGATCCCGGTGAGGTCCGAGCGGCTCGGGGTCCAGCCGAGGCGCTCGTGGGCCGTGCGCGCGGAGGCGACGAGCATCGCCGGGTCGCCGGCCCGGCGCGGCGCGACCACCTCGGGGATGTCCCGGCCGGTGACCTTGCGGACGGTCTCGACGACCTCGCGGACCGAGAACCCGTTGCCGTTGCCCAGGTTGCAGATCAGGTGCTCCCCGTCGGTGGCGGCCCGCAGGGCGGCCAGGTGGGCCTCCGCCAGGTCGGCGACGTGGATGTAGTCGCGTACGCAGGTGCCGTCCGGGGTCGGGTAGTCCTCGCCGAACACCGAGATCGACTCGCGCTCGCCCAGCGCGACCTGGAGGACCAGCGGGATCAGGTGCGTCTCGGGGGTGTGCCGCTCGCCGAAGGCACCGTAGGCGCCGGCCACGTTGAAGTAGCGCAGGGAGACCGCGGCCAGGCCGTGCGCCACGCACTCCCCCGCGATCATGTGGTCGACGGCCAGCTTCGAGGCGCCGTACGGGTTGGTCGGC comes from Streptomyces virginiae and encodes:
- the galE gene encoding UDP-glucose 4-epimerase GalE produces the protein MSKYLVTGGAGYVGSVVAAHLLEAGHEVTVLDDLSTGFRVGVPEGATFIEGRIQDAARHVDSSYEAVLHFAASSQVGESVVNPGKYWENNVGGTLALLAAMRGAGVRKLVFSSTAATYGEPTEGLLTEASVTAPTNPYGASKLAVDHMIAGECVAHGLAAVSLRYFNVAGAYGAFGERHTPETHLIPLVLQVALGERESISVFGEDYPTPDGTCVRDYIHVADLAEAHLAALRAATDGEHLICNLGNGNGFSVREVVETVRKVTGRDIPEVVAPRRAGDPAMLVASARTAHERLGWTPSRSDLTGIITDAWNFARTHSS